AATGCGGAACCGCAAGCTCGCTTCGGGAGATTAAACAACGCGGGATGGTCGCGGAAGATACCGAAGTCCGTGAATTGCCGGGGCTGCGACTACCTCCTGATAAAACAATAAGGCCCTGAactattataggtataatatctAATACCCGCTGTACCTATACggatataataatatcgtGCCTCCGTTTCGTCCAACGGGAATTTAGTCACGGTACGATTCGGGAGAACggtttatattatacgaaaCGGGCTGAGGGCTGAacgattttaatttcaaaacgCTCTGTGCTCAACACTCAATTTCTTCCCATCATCCCCCTTGCTCACGATACCAATGCTGCCGTTTTCATTCGTGCGCACGGACAGATAACGACATTTCCGTATCCTGCAGTTTATACAGAAACTGTACACCGATCGAGACGCAAGTAGTGATTTAAGCAGATCGCTGCGTTCCGAATGATGATTTTTATGAGAGTTCACGAAGAAAGGATTGCAATTTTTCCTTCGAACTGTGCACAAGATCGATAAACTAAATATCTCCTTTAATCGATTCCttggctgaaaaaattaatttttttgtgttttttttttctctctatttgGCGCAAGTATTTCTGCGTACAAGCTCATCGTCCAAGCGTATACGGGGAAACACTTGGCGACGAATTCCTGCTGCTGCGGAGTGAAAATATCCTGGTTTGAAGGTAGGATTCCAGGAGTCCAGAGCGGGAAGTAGATGAAATTCTATTGCGAGATGGCCGAGGTACATACACGCGGCTTGGATACGCGAATGCAACACAAACTTGTTACCCTCGATGTAGGTGAGAATCGTACGGAGATTCTCCGCCGAGTTTCTCGCACGTTTCTGGGACTCGAAGACCTTACCGAGTCCAGAATCCAGACGGGTGTGGGTATAATAGCTAGGAGAAGCGAGTCGGCCAATGGTGGTTAGATGAGGTTGAATAAGGTGGAATGGATGTAATTGTTTGCAGTGCATTAGCTCCACTGCGCTGAACAAATATCATTACGAAACTCCGGCTCCGTTGCGTTGCCGATTTGACTCTAAACCCTAAGTGGTCGTAGACTCTGTTTCCTAGTTTTCCACGAGCCTCATTTTGCACGTTCAGATAGCTACCGCTGCTCACTCCATTCGGGGGGAAAATTCACTTTTGTTTACCTATTTTCTGCCGCAGCAACCGCGACACACTTGAGTGCGGTTTTATCGAGGCACTCATATTTGCACACTTAGGTACTTTCCCTGATTTTATCTCTTCTTCTCTGCAGATGTGAtttaattttcgcaattcgatttttctcgtaTATTTACGCTCCTCGACTACTTCGACGATCTTTTTCACTCTCGTTTATGGGTGTGTAATCTGATCGAAATATTGATTACAAGCGTTGATCAAGTTCATTCTTTTCATTCGGTACTTGAACTCTGACATTGAAGCGTTTGAATGTTATAGCCACAAGTATTCGTTAGCAGCCTGGTTAAAACCCTGCAGCATCGTATTGCAactctttgttttttcgatgAATCGTGTTTTTAACGGCCACGCAAACCGCACACAATCAAGTAATCGCCTGGATTAAAAATTAGAACGCATTTGGTAGTAAAGTGAATGCAATCTCCAACTACTTTCTTTCAAGCTCCGTTTCAAGCACCGTATTACGTTGGTGTGATGAAAACTTGAATTTGTTCAAACGCGTGTATAAATCGAATCGAAATATAGCTGCGATCGAGAATATAAAATCCAAATAAAATAGCCAGCTAACATCCCCGTCgaaatattatcaatttaATACGTTATAACCGAGTTAAATAAAAGTGGATCGAATTTTTATGCTACAAAGACAGAGTATGATTGCTCGAGGTCCGCGAACCCGGAATCGGATCAGCAACCGCCGAAACAAGAGTTTAAAAAGCATGTACTCAGTCTCGGAGATATGAATAATATagacagcaaaaaaaaaaagacgagtCAGAAACTCCAGCGAGACCAGGAGAATCAAATTCAATGAAAGCTTTCAGCTCGCTAGGAAAGTTGTAATTCGATGAAGGAAGAATTCAATAACAATACTTGTCAGGGGTTTATCCTCTCGCCTCGGGGATAATTTCCCGCTGGCACTGTGGAACGTCATTGACGAAAGCAAAAACTGACTAGTAGGTGAGATGGAAAAACAaggggacgaaaaaaaaaccaacaacaaCTATCCGCCGTTTATAATTGCCCCGAAAAGTAACGTTATCGAATGAATTCACAGCTTACCGGTTTTAAATTCACATTTACAATCTTGTTCGATCTCTAATTGACAATAATTTCAATCGGAAATACCAAGCGCGCGTTAATCGAGACTGCCGTGTAAGATTAATGAAGAAAAGGCTTACTCACCGGTAGAAAAAAACACCTGTTAGTTAAGCGCCAAGATCAAGAGGGCAGACCGCCGATTTCGGCGACGTCATATCTGTCGGTGTAGATCTTCAAAAGCAGCTTTACAACCCGGTCCCAAGGGGATGAAAAGCGCTGCCCTTTCAACCGCGCGGTTTTCCAGGTGCAGGTATTACAGCTCCGACACCGAACCGCACCAACTTCTCCCTCACCGGTCCTTCCGCAGCTTTCAAGTAGCAGTCACACACCCGGCGATGCGCCGGTCACACTCAGGACTCGAGGCGTCAGGGAATCGCCGGTCGGGAATAGTAACCCACGCGAGAAACGACCGTCGGGTTTCGTTTCGCGCGGTACGCTTTCGGCGCAAGCTCAACCATTTGCGCTCAACCGGGAATACCGTCGTCCCTTCCCCCCGTCCCTCTGCAGCCGCGAATCCTGCGCCACGCGAGacccccccccctgccccttccacctcccccccccccttccacTCTTCCTGCATCCCCTTCCGtcgtttctttatttcccTCACTTTCGAAGGTAACCCTCGCCAGACCCTTCGCATCGAATCCTGCACCTTCGGTCCCATTGTGGTCGGATGCTCTGGAGTAGGTTAGGCATGACTTAAACTTCGTGCATATTTCATCCCTGTAGTCATCGACCTTGTTCGTCCTGCGGATCGCATGTACGTAAGATATACATTAAGTATATAAAATTGAGGATCGATGTAGACCTTTCGAATTACTGTTGCGTTACGGACTTTTGGGATAGACACGTGATTGACGTTCGCCGACGTTTTTAGCCGTTAATTTATGATCAGATCCGAGGAATGGTTGATTTATGTTGACGCACGTTGTGCCGGATGgcgaaatcattttttttctttgcgcTATGTATTATGGATAAAGTTCGGGATATTAATTGTCGTGTCGTTGATTTCCTGACACGTTTCATTGAACTTTAATTGATTTCAGGATTACACTTATAGCTGTACCTGTAGATACTTTGAGACAAGTTGACtgtgataataataactgGCTTATTTTCACGTGCATGGTAAATACCGTTCCCACTTTATGGACGTCGTTTTGACGTAGGCTGAGTAGCATGTATACTTTTATTGCACTCGCTGAGAAAATTACTTGATATGAAATAAGGTGCAATTCAGATGCCCGATTGTTTGTGCATATATATGGTCAATTTTCATCGCGGAAGATGAATTCACCGCAAATCCACCGGTATCCCAGCCGGTATAAGATTTTTATTACTTACGCAGGGGATTCTTGCTCATCGAGCGATGAAAAATTGCTTGGATTATgctattttgattttctttcagCAATTCATGAACTATCTAAAATGAAATGATGTCTATCAATTTTCCGAAACTGAGAAGCTGAATCTACGTCCTAAAGGCGACCGAATCCTGCGTCAATTAACTTTTTCAAAAGCTCTCGTGAGATTACTCGAAGCTCAAGATGAAGACGGTATCCTGAACTATGTGAGATCGCAACGAGATATTCGATTGGCGCGTTAGGTATGTCGCTTGCAATTCAGATTTCATTTGAGGATACTATGGACTGCTTGCCCCCCATCCTCGAAGTGAATCCACTGCAATTTTACCCTCGGTCAGCCGATCAAGTTCCGATAAGATCAGCTTTTAGCTGATCGAATATGATCGCCTGAATCAGCAGAAGGGAATATTTTGGCCAGAAGCTATCGTAAAGACCATACCCCCCAAAAAGCGAGTACTGACTTGGACGACATTAGGATTCATTTAGATTTTTGGCCCTAGTTTCATCCTTGAACAAAGCTGATTGAATATTGAGTACGGGAGATGACATCTGAGCTTTGAAAGGTGATTTGAACCGGAAAAATTGCGGCGTTTATCTAAAGGCTAATAAGTAAGCTACGGTCATCTACGATATGATAATCTAACTATAGTAAAAAAGTTTCGATAACGTATTTAGCGTGGTGAGCCGAAGGATACATCGCGATTCAGGGACTTCCCAACTTTGGCGACGTTGGGCAGGGTAGGTTGGCGCATATGGAGGGGTAGAAATCGGTCGATAATACAGAAAGCTGCGAGTTCTGCTATGTTGGCTGCAGAACGAGGCCCTCAAGCTCAGTATCCACAGTGGGGAAACATTCGTCATTCGTCCGTACCTTGCCAACTGCTGATGTTTATGGATAAAGCTCGTGAGCTCGATTTCATTTCCcgttattcatttatttcctGCAACATCCAGAGCTCCCTTTATTGTTAGAAAACATAGTGGAAACAGCTTACAATTACTTTGCTCATTGCGCCATGAGCGCCATGACTAAGAATATTACTgtcgtaattttttatctgATATATTTGTGCCGATGACTGCCCATACAAAAACTTGTAATGATGGTGTTACGGATGTAATCACAGTAACACCATTTTGGGGAGTTTTTAGTCATTTGACAATGTTGCCATTAACTTGAGGTACAATtcctataattattattcaatttcaagcGAACGTTACAAACGCGTATCGACAGTTCAATCATTAGCAGTGGTTTCGTTGAAAGGACGTTGCTTTTGTTTCAAGTTTATCGAGTACCGTATATTATACGTTCGATACAAGTATACCCGAGGGTAGACGTATTATTAAAATCAGCTCGCATGTAGAAGAAATCCCCCGTTACACGAGAGAGACTTTCACGAGAGTATTTTTCGTCCATCCAAAAAGAGCCGCTCGTCAAACACAGTAAATTGTGAAACTCTAAGCTTTGAACTTTCCAGATGAAAAAGAGATGTCAACAAATATTGGAGGGTGAAAAAGCCACTTCGTTTTGGTATTTCCGATATCTGTTCATATTATTTCCTATTGTGTGTAACAACACTGTATCCATGCAAAAAATATGGACTTGGAATAATGGAGGAAATAATCATTTCGGAACGAGCCCACGCTTCTCGAGAAGCCTTTTCTCATCAAGCTCCGGGTACGGAGTGGCAGTGAGGTAGGTCCTAAAGGCGCAAGAATATGCGGTGAGAACGCAGAGGAAAAGCCAGAGTCGGGCTTTGGCCAAGGGCTTCCTGCAAGTGGTCCTGGCTGGCTAAACAAACGGCGAGGGAGAGGGCGAAGGATTCGAAGGTGGTTCAGGGCGCGCAAACGCGGCTCGGCCAAGCCGGTACACGCAGCGCGCGTTCCTCCGTGCGAACGTCTGTTCCTGCAGGAGGAGCGGTAATTCCAGTCTGGCGAACGCGCGCGACCCCCGCTATCCTGCACGCGGCGATGACGGagacgattatttttttcctgaaaCGTGGACAGTGACGGAGATGTGCAAGAGTAGAGCGAAAGGGGATTGGTGATTATCGTTTGAAAAGCGTGATTCGAGTGTTACGCGGTGCTTTGTCCGCAGTCGTCGCGCCGTTGTTTCCGCTCTTTTTTGGcagtttttctttattctgcATCGATATTAAAATTCTTGCACGTGGTGAAAAATATCGCCTTACTTTTTTGGGAGAGTGAAAAGTTCTCAGTGGTGTTATACCGGCGAATTACTGCAGCTACCATCTCTGTTAACTAATCCAACGTCATATCGAGGGGAAAGCTTTGTCGGCAGCCAGTGAAGTGGGAAACCTAATTGTTATGCTAACGAGACGTTGCCGGGTCAAAGAGTGAGCGATTAATCCTTCAGTGGGGCACCGTATCACGTGTCACGACTCTCGATCGTCGCTATTTAAGCCTAATTCCTTTGATCCAAGCGAACGTGGACCTTGTATAACACAGACGGGGAGAGTTATATAATCTTGCGAAAGTAATAAGGGATTTAGAAAAATGTCAGTGCAACGCGCAGAGTCATTCGTCTCGGTGAAGAGTAGGCGAAGGATACTTCTTTGCCAGGATACGTTTCGCGAGGAGACGGCGTAACGACGTACGCTCAAATTGCCAATCGCCCCGCACGATACGTCCATCAATTATCGCTCGCCCTCGGGCGCAGCGTTGCGGAATACCACCGAGTGGCAACTAGTGGTCGGGATGTCCGACAAGGAATTCGGTTTGTTCGGTTGAGCGCGAGTGCACCCGGAGCACGACACATGGTGCATCAAGCTGCAGCGCCAAATGAATGACAATTGGGGAAAGAATCGACAGAAAAATATGGCCGTCCTGAGGGTGACTTTCGCGCTACTGGGAGCGACGGCTTACATATTTCACGGAGAACCGTCCGGTTCCGGAGTTGGTGCCATAGGTGCGTGAATTGTCAATGTGTTGTGGTCAAATTCCTCCAGATTGTCATCGTTTTAAGAGTTAATTTTCCGGTGGTGGGCACCTCTTGTCCTAAATTCCAGGTAAACTCCCCTTCGGATATTCCTATCTCTCGCTGTCCCTCTTTGTCCTCGTGTTTCTGGGTATTTAATCAGATCGTTTTATGGTCACTGAACCAAAGCGCGTATAGTTGGAATTAATTTAGAGTACGCGGCACTCTGTGGTCGCTATAAAGCCGGTAGTGATTAACGGTCTCTGGTTTTACCCGAAGACTAATTCCGAGACTCGGGGTCTCGTATACGCGGTCATGTTATTTCATATAGTTGCTGGAATAATCTGTCAAGCTTCGCATTATGAATTGTTTGAGATTCCGAGTGTGCACGGCACATCCCAGCAGCTGGGCACATGTGGCTTCCAATTCCTCAATCAAAATGTTACTCCGCAGCTGGAACCAGCCCACAGAACGCGGTGGGGGATACCCAGAAGTTGACTCACTATACGGAGAAGACGTACTTTCCAGACGTTTCGCCCAAAAATGTGACAGCAATTGCGGGTCAGTCCGTCGTGTTGCGTTGTCAAGTCAAGCATCCTGGCGAGCGAACGGTAAGTTTTCGCCCTTCTCAGCTAGAGTGTCAAAGGTGACGCAGCAGAATGCCCGGGTtctttgtcgaaattttccACTAGAGTATCCGAAAATATCGCGGTATTTGAACAGATCGTAGGGATCGAATACCCTACACCCGGTGAGGAAAGTGCCATCCCCATTTAGGGCAGGAGTGACAGGGAAACCCGACCCGCGAggaattttatattattcctCTTTTCTCGGTAAGAGCACTCGGAGGTCAAGACGGACGTTAATAATGTCAAGTAGCATACCACCGTACCCTATAAAGCTCCGGAAATAAAATGACAAATGTGACGCGTCCACCATTCGCTCGGCTTGTTGTCAAGTTGTAAAACTACCCGGTCTGGTCGAAACCCTTAGTACAGACACGCTTGATCAGTTTTAAGCTCGGCGAATACAACCTTTGACGCTGCAGCTGCCAAGTAGTCCTTCACGAATCGTCCAGCTGGTCGTATGACGTAAATCCTTGCGCTTTTCTAATTCCGGGAAACATCGTGACTTTCGTTTACCGCGGATGCACGTTATTGTAACGCGAATTCAAGTCGGGTTAAAATGCAGGTCGGCGCCTGTGGTGTCGAAGATTTTTCCTCTTGGCAACCAGTGATACTGTGTCCCAGGTGTCCTGGATGCGCAAGCGGGATCTCCACATCCTGACTTCTTCGATCTTCACCTACACCACTGACCAGAGGTTCGCCGTTATTCATCCGGAGGCCTCCGATGATTGGGACCTTGAAATAGAATATGTTCAGCAGAGAGATGCCGGGATTTACGAGTGCCAGGTGAACACTGAGCCCAAGATCCACTTGGCCATTATGCTCAACGTTCAAGGTGATCCCCGTTTCTAATTACAGTATATCGATAAAGCTCATTCATCTTGCGCGTCTACGTGTAGTAGAGTCTCTCAGAAGATGGTGAAACCGGCCGAAATAGTTGGCGAGTAACTTGAATAATTCCGTGCGATTGGATATTATGGTCTTACAAAGTCTGTTCCGCCGTTCGGAATTCTTGGGAGTGTTGCAGTCTAGTTTCTCTAAGCTCTCGCACGGTTCTAGGCAGTGCGTTTTATCTCCCAAGAACTTCCATGGCGGAACAACTAACGGTCAGATTGCTATTTCATATTCACCACGAGGAATGATTCGTGTAGGTTATGTACACAATATGACAACGCTgctttattaaatttcttaaaGTTCACGTAGGCGcacaaaaaatttgtcacagaCGCTCAAGCCAAGATTTGGGGTCCTGAGGAAGTTTACGTTAAGAAGGGAAGCACCATCAGCTTGACGTGTACCGTCAACGTGCAGGCCGCCCCGCCAAGCAGCGTCTTGTGGTATCATGCCGGTGTCGTGATTGATTTTGACGGCCCTAGGTTCGTTTCCAATTTCTCCATCCGGTAACTTAATACAACTCCAAGTATATACGTAACGTCAATTCATTTGAGATTGAAATCGAATatcatcgttgaaaaaaattcgccaTCGAGAATGAATTCGACAATTGATTTGGTCCAATGAAAATATAACCAGTATTCAACCTTCAACGGGTGCTAAATCAATTTTGAAGTGATTTGTGCCCTGTGACCTGTGATATCTATCACTTGTTTCATTATAATGACTCACATTTTGCTTTGTCTCGATAAAACAACAGAAACTTGACATTCGTTATACCTGGACAAACCTGTTGGCACGTTAAGTGTATGTAAGTTGACGTGAATGCGGGACATGTTAAATCAGTTTTGAAAACCAGTTGATTTGAAGAACAAAATTTcagcatatacgtataatacatagGTTTAAGAAACACGTAACATATACTGCACGAATTACTTCCAACATTGTACGTAGCGCGATTGTATGGGTGACGTAttccatttcaatttcatttccaatttttcgagATGATGCACGATCTTAATTTCGTTGAATATTATATTTGGCAAAATTggtggagaagaaaaaatagtcCCGTAAATAAATTCCGAGATCGCTAAGGAGGGACGAAATGGTAACGTTCGTTGTAATTAACAGGGGTGGAGTATCCTTGGTTACGGAGAAGTCGGAGACTGGTACAACGAGTAAACTGCTGGTTACCAGGGCCGAGTTGAGTGACAGCGGGAACTATTCGTGCGTGCCGAAGAACGCAGCTTCCGCAAGCGTCGTCGTCCACGTTCTGAACGGTAAGCTCTTATCAAGGTGAATATTTGTATCCGAACATTGGATGTGATTTGTTGGTCGAAGGAGGAAGCAGTCGGTAGATAAGTAGGAACTCACGCCGCGGTGCCGGGTAACGAGGACGGTACCGTGAATATTCGAGGTCACAAGACGTTTACCTGCAGCGCCTTTTATAAATACGGCGACACTTGGCATACAAATTCAACCGAGCGTTCTACAAGGGCTGGGGGGGTTTAAATAAAGTGCAGGAAGCTCGTAATAATTCTGTTTCGCGGGTTCGCTAGTCGggagttgaaattgaaatttttgtcgcaGGTGAGCATCCGGCCGCCATGCAGCACGGTGGGGGCTGCGGAATTACGCCGAAACTTCTCCTCGCCCTACTCACGCCCTTCGTTGGGAATATGCTGAGATGAGCGATCCGGGGGTAAACCGACCGTAATTCTCGCCGTCAGCTCGATTGAAACCAATTGAAATCCAATCGACCTGAACCGAAGCTACGTGACTCGGTGTGTACAGTGTACCAAAGTGTATATTCAAATGATTGTGATTAACGGCAAATTGCACGGAAGGTGTCTGCCACCGTGATTTAGGAGGTTCGCGTGGCGGTGACTTAGCGATGCTAATGAAACCCTATTAAACTTTAACGAACCCGCAGATCGgacagtgataaaaaaaagagagagaggagaaataataaggaaaaaaaaactgttcattGTTTACCGGTAATCAAAAGTGCGTGCGAATCCGAGGGACGATGGAGATCAGTAATTATACACAGATATGATAGTTTGCACGCGAGCCagtgaaatattatacataggtatatgtatatcaacgATCAACGGAAGAGTCCgtttcaaatcaaattttttcattttatttcaccttTCTTTCTCCTTGTTATTCCCagtgtaaaatttatataGCACAAAAAGAGATAATAAAagtgaatataattattatttgtcatTGGATTATAGCGAGTATAATAGCAAGtatcgtatacctatacatccACGAATCGAACCTACAAATCCTCAATTAAAACTTGA
This genomic stretch from Neodiprion pinetum isolate iyNeoPine1 chromosome 6, iyNeoPine1.2, whole genome shotgun sequence harbors:
- the LOC124222406 gene encoding zwei Ig domain protein zig-8 — its product is MNDNWGKNRQKNMAVLRVTFALLGATAYIFHGEPSGSGVGAIAGTSPQNAVGDTQKLTHYTEKTYFPDVSPKNVTAIAGQSVVLRCQVKHPGERTVSWMRKRDLHILTSSIFTYTTDQRFAVIHPEASDDWDLEIEYVQQRDAGIYECQVNTEPKIHLAIMLNVQDAQAKIWGPEEVYVKKGSTISLTCTVNVQAAPPSSVLWYHAGVVIDFDGPRGGVSLVTEKSETGTTSKLLVTRAELSDSGNYSCVPKNAASASVVVHVLNGEHPAAMQHGGGCGITPKLLLALLTPFVGNMLR